The Thalassotalea agarivorans region CCTTCCCAAGGCGCAAGTAATTGAGCTTTCGCGCTTACAACATCACTCTGCTCACTAACGACTGGTTGCTCAGACGTGGTATTTGCGCCGCTGCATCCCATTAAAATTGCCGATAACAATAAGCTCGGCACAATATTAAAGTTTTTCATCATTATTTTTTTCAACCTGTATAGATGTCACTTACAGACTAACTGCAACTTCAAAACGCAGAAAGTAAAATCGTATTAAATCACGTATTTTTAAGATAAACGGAGAATGTATGTTGCATTTACTTCCGGCTACCTTAAGCTATGTGCTACTACCATATTACGCTTAGTATAGAATGAACATCGTTTTTTTAGATAAAAAGACATTCAGTAACTCGATTGATTTGAATGCGCTTGAAACAGAACATAGCCTCACAAGTTACGAAACAACCACACCAGAGCAAGTTGTTTCACGGTGTATACATGCCGACGTAGTGATCACCAATAAAGTCGTTATAGACAGCGACACCTTGTCTCTTCTGCCAGATTTAAAACTCATTTGTATTGCTGCAACAGGTACTAATAACGTCGATTTAGAAGCGGCTAAAGCGCTTAACGTTCGTGTGTGCAATGTATCAGGTTATTCAACGCCATCTGTTGCCCAGTATGTTTTTTCACAGTTGCTAGCTCATTTTCAACAAATTGTTGATCACAACGCCAATACGCAAGCGGGTAATTGGTCTAAAAGTGAGACTTTTTGCATTCTTGGGCAGCCAATCGATGAATTAAAAGATAAAACAATTGCGATTGTTGGCTATGGCACATTAGGACGCAAAGTTGCTGATATTGCCACCGCCTTTGACATGCAAGTTATCATCGCAGAGCGCCCTGGCGAAACACCTCGAGAAGGTCGCGTAGTGTTTGAAGAAGCGATGTCACAGGCCGATATTGTCACGCTACACTGCCCTTTAACACCACAAACTCAAGACTTGATTAATCAAGATACGTTGGCGTTAATGAAGCCAAACGCAATACTTGTTAATACCGCAAGAGGCGCTGTGGTAAACAGTCAGGCGCTATACACGGCGTTGAAGCAAAAACAAATAGCCTTGGCAATTGTTGATGTATTAGAACAAGAACCACCGCCACATGATCACATTTTATTGCAGGGCGATTTAACTAATTTAGTGGTAACGGCGCATATTGCGTGGGCGAGTCAGCAAGCGCAGCAGCGATTGATTAACCTGATTGCGCGCAATATCTCAGCATTTCAGCAGGGGCAGCCAACTAACGTCGTGGCCTAATATTTAGAGCGCCAAATGCCTAGCAGGGCAAGCAACGCGACTAAACTAATCGATAGATAAGCAAACCATATTAGGTACACCTGATTACCTTGCCAAAAAATATCAAGCACGCGAATATTCGAGTGAATGTTTAAAGTGCCGCTTTGGATTGCGGGTAATATAGAGTGATTAAAAATATAAAACGCAAAGTACAAAAAGCTCACGCCAACGGCAACAGCAAACAAGGTGGCGAGTATTTTACACAGCAGTAATCCGTATCTCATATTTTCATTGTGCAATAAAAAAAGGTACATGCAAATACATATACCTTTTTATTGATTAGAGCTAGTGGCTAACTATCGACGATATTCAACCTCAACGTCATAATCGTCTTCATCCCAGTCGTCATCGTCTAGAATGTCGTCATCTTCAAAATCATCTAAGGTATCTTGGTGGTAGGTATCCCACTTAAATTCTACCGCTTTCTCTTCTGCCGTTTCTTCTTCCTCAGCAGGAAGTGACTCAATGAAGCTCATAAGCTCTGTACAGAGCTCTTGTGTGCCCATTTTATTGAATGCTGAAATAGCAAATACCTTGTCATCCCAGTTCAACGCTTGTTTGATTTGCTCAGTGAGCTCCTTCGCTTCTTCTTCCAGCATTAGGTCAAGCTTATTAAGTACCAACCAACGAGGTTTGTCGGCGAGCTTTTCAGAATGTTTGCTTAGCTCGTCAATAATAATACGCGCGTTTTCAACAGGGTCACTTTCGTCTATTGGCATGACGTCAACAACGTGCAACAACACACGGCAACGTTCAAGATGCTTTAAGAACTGTGTACCTAAACCTGCACCATCGGCAGCGCCTTCAATTAACCCAGGAATATCGGCAATAACGAAACTGCGTTGAGCATCTAGGCGTACAACACCTAAATTAGGCACTAAGGTGGTAAATGGGTAGTCTGCAACTTTTGGCTTAGCCGCTGATACGCTACGAATTAACGTCGACTTACCTGCGTTTGGTAGCCCTAATAAGCCAACATCGGCAAGAAGCATTAACTCAAGTTGTAAACTGCGAATTTCGCCTGGTGTACCGTCTGTTTTTTGTCGCGGCGCCCTGTTTGTACTCGATTTAAATCGAGTATTGCCAAGTCCATGCCAGCCACCTTTGGCTACCATAAGCGTTTCTTTGTGCTTAGTTAAATCGCCAATTTGCTCGCCAGTATCTACATCAACGGCACGTGTTCCTACCGGTACTTTTAGGTACAAGTCTTGACCACGTTTACCCGTCATGTCTCGGCTTTTACCATTTTCACCACGCTGCGCACGATGAAAACGTTCAAAACGGTAATCGATCAGGGTATTTAAGCCTTCATCCGCAATGAGATAGACATCGCCACCGTCGCCACCGTCACCGCCATTTGGTCCACCAAATTCGATGTACTTTTCGCGGCGAAAACTGACACAGCCATTTCCACCGTCTCCGGCTTCAACTCTAATTTCGGCTTCATCAACAAATTTCATAGCCCTGATCTAACTCCTCGGTTATTTTTGGCATTGCACACTTTGCTAATTATAAGCGAATAATCAACAAAGCTACTGATCTTTTATGTAATTTCCTAATAGATTGGGGAAATCATCTCATATTCAAGAGAATTCCCTACTATAGGCAAAAAAAAACCCCGCTTTTGCGGGGTTTTCTAAGAATGCGTTATATTATTCAGCGATAATACTTACAAACTTGCGGTTTTTAGGACCTTTAACTTCAAACTGAACTTTACCGTCAGTTAAAGCAAATAAAGTGTGATCCTTACCGATACCCATGTTAGTACCTGCGTGGAACTTAGTACCACGTTGACGAACGATGATGTTACCAGCTAATACTGACTCACCACCAAAACGCTTAACACCTAGGCGTTTGCTTTCTGAATCGCGACCGTTCTTGGTACTACCTGCTGCCTTCTTATGTGCCATTTCTAAATGCTCCTAAAATTAGCCGTTAATACCAGTAATCTTCACTTCAGTGAACCATTGGCGATGGCCCATCTGCTTACGTGAATGCTTACGACGTCTAAACTTAACGATTTTAACTTTCTCACCACGACCTTGGCTTACAACTTCAGCAGTTACTTTACCACCGTTAATGTAAGGCGCGCCTACATTAACATCGTCGCCGTTAGCGATCATTAAAACGTTATCGAATTCTACAGTTGCACCTACTTCAAGCTCTAGCTTTTCTAGGCGTACAGTTTGACCTTCAGTCACACGGTGTTGTTTACCACCGCTTTGGAATACCGCGTACATAGCTACTCCGTACCGCGCCAACTCTTACATTTGACGCTAAAATTAAAAATATAGGGCGCGAATTCTACGCGAACTTATAAGTGAGGGCAAGCCTAATTTCACTTTTTATTATGATTTTTTTAAAGCGTGTCGATTATAGCTTCTTTCTGTTACAAAATGGTGTAAAATCTGCGCCATAAAAACTCGTAAAAACCCGTTAAATGCCATGGACCTAAAACAAATCCTCGCTTTAGCTGAAGAAGATATGACGGCTGTTAATCAGCTAATATTTGATCAGCTTGCTTCAGATGTCGCATTAATTAACCAGCTAGGTGTATATATCGTTAATGCCGGTGGCAAGCGTATGCGTCCATTGTTATCTGTACTCGCGGCAAAAGCGCTAGACTATTCAGGCAAAGACCATCAAGCCATAGCGGCTATCATTGAATTTATCCACACAGCTACCTTATTGCATGATGATGTCGTCGATGAATCTATGTTACGTCGTGGCAAAGATACCGCTAACGCCCTATTTGGTAATAGCGCTAGCGTGCTCGTTGGTGACTTCCTTTATACCCGTTCATTCCAAATGATGGTAAAACTGGACGATATGCGCATCATGGAAATTCTTTCTGATGCAACCAATATTGTTGCAGAAGGCGAAGTGTTGCAGCTAATGAATTGCAATGATCCCGACACGACTGAAGAAAGCTACATGCAAGTCATCTATTCAAAAACGGCAAAATTGTTTGAAGCAGCAACCCGTTTAGCCGCAGTAGTCAGTCATCAACCACAGGCAATCGAAGACGGTTTGAAAGATTACGGTATGTATCTGGGCACCGCCTTTCAGTTAGTGGACGACATAATGGATTACACCGCCGATGCCAAGGAAATGGGTAAAAATGTTGGTGACGACCTAGCCGAAGGTAAACCAACCTTACCGCTGCTTTATGCGATGAAACACGGCAATGAAAAACAAGTTGCCATTATTCGCGATGCGATAGAAAACTGCACAGGCATGGAGAATCTCGATGCGATATTAGCATGTCTCGAGGAGACAGGCGCACTTGCCTACTGCCAATCAAGAGCTGAAGAAGAAG contains the following coding sequences:
- a CDS encoding D-2-hydroxyacid dehydrogenase; the encoded protein is MNIVFLDKKTFSNSIDLNALETEHSLTSYETTTPEQVVSRCIHADVVITNKVVIDSDTLSLLPDLKLICIAATGTNNVDLEAAKALNVRVCNVSGYSTPSVAQYVFSQLLAHFQQIVDHNANTQAGNWSKSETFCILGQPIDELKDKTIAIVGYGTLGRKVADIATAFDMQVIIAERPGETPREGRVVFEEAMSQADIVTLHCPLTPQTQDLINQDTLALMKPNAILVNTARGAVVNSQALYTALKQKQIALAIVDVLEQEPPPHDHILLQGDLTNLVVTAHIAWASQQAQQRLINLIARNISAFQQGQPTNVVA
- the cgtA gene encoding Obg family GTPase CgtA gives rise to the protein MKFVDEAEIRVEAGDGGNGCVSFRREKYIEFGGPNGGDGGDGGDVYLIADEGLNTLIDYRFERFHRAQRGENGKSRDMTGKRGQDLYLKVPVGTRAVDVDTGEQIGDLTKHKETLMVAKGGWHGLGNTRFKSSTNRAPRQKTDGTPGEIRSLQLELMLLADVGLLGLPNAGKSTLIRSVSAAKPKVADYPFTTLVPNLGVVRLDAQRSFVIADIPGLIEGAADGAGLGTQFLKHLERCRVLLHVVDVMPIDESDPVENARIIIDELSKHSEKLADKPRWLVLNKLDLMLEEEAKELTEQIKQALNWDDKVFAISAFNKMGTQELCTELMSFIESLPAEEEETAEEKAVEFKWDTYHQDTLDDFEDDDILDDDDWDEDDYDVEVEYRR
- the rpmA gene encoding 50S ribosomal protein L27 — its product is MAHKKAAGSTKNGRDSESKRLGVKRFGGESVLAGNIIVRQRGTKFHAGTNMGIGKDHTLFALTDGKVQFEVKGPKNRKFVSIIAE
- the rplU gene encoding 50S ribosomal protein L21, with the protein product MYAVFQSGGKQHRVTEGQTVRLEKLELEVGATVEFDNVLMIANGDDVNVGAPYINGGKVTAEVVSQGRGEKVKIVKFRRRKHSRKQMGHRQWFTEVKITGING
- the ispB gene encoding octaprenyl diphosphate synthase — its product is MDLKQILALAEEDMTAVNQLIFDQLASDVALINQLGVYIVNAGGKRMRPLLSVLAAKALDYSGKDHQAIAAIIEFIHTATLLHDDVVDESMLRRGKDTANALFGNSASVLVGDFLYTRSFQMMVKLDDMRIMEILSDATNIVAEGEVLQLMNCNDPDTTEESYMQVIYSKTAKLFEAATRLAAVVSHQPQAIEDGLKDYGMYLGTAFQLVDDIMDYTADAKEMGKNVGDDLAEGKPTLPLLYAMKHGNEKQVAIIRDAIENCTGMENLDAILACLEETGALAYCQSRAEEEADKAIKALAPIPDSPYKQALVALAHIAANRSA